In Euphorbia lathyris chromosome 10, ddEupLath1.1, whole genome shotgun sequence, a single genomic region encodes these proteins:
- the LOC136209060 gene encoding pentatricopeptide repeat-containing protein At1g73400, mitochondrial has product MRRVCAYLFSAKKGLPFSSFSSSFSISFPNTAIFRYVYPTLPHVPKLMMLPSYSCLNLPKSSLSLSFVAVSDTTACTYCSLVASPVETLEGRTELVQCDADKVYAVVMDSYIPMEEALNQLGLGLSTDLVLEILRRLHLEEKIAFRFFMWAGRQKNYAHEPCAYNEMIDILSSTKYKVKQFRIVCDMLDYMKRNNKNVVPIEVLLTILRNYTEKYLTHVQKFAKKKRIRVKTQPEINAFNLLLDAFCKCSLVEDAESMFRRVKNRMKPDANTYNVLFFGWCRVRNPTRGMGVLEEMIQLGHTPDNFTYNTAIDTYCKAGMVAEAAELFEFMRTKGSNPSAPIAKTYAIMIVALVQNDKIDECFKIIEHMISSGCLPDVSTFKEIMEGMCLAGKISEAFRLMQEMGNKGYPPDIVTYNCFLKVLCENKKSDEALEIYGRMIEAGCWPSVQTYNMLISMFFKLDDPDGAFETWHEMYKRGCAQDIDTYSVMIDGLFSCNKVEDACLLIEDVVNKGMKLPYRKFDSFLKHLSEIGDLRAIQKLSDHMRKFYNPSMARRFALNEKRKSMSFR; this is encoded by the coding sequence ATGAGGCGAGTTTGTGCATACTTGTTTTCTGCCAAAAAAGGGCTTCCTTTTTCTTCGTTCTCATCCTCTTTCTCTATCTCCTTTCCTAACACTGCTATCTTTAGATATGTGTATCCGACACTTCCTCATGTCCCAAAACTTATGATGCTTCCTTCATATTCTTGCTTAAATCTACCAAAATCGTCACTTTCCTTGAGCTTTGTTGCTGTTTCTGATACTACGGCATGCACTTATTGTTCCCTGGTTGCTTCACCGGTGGAAACTTTGGAGGGAAGAACTGAACTTGTACAATGTGATGCTGATAAGGTATATGCAGTTGTCATGGATAGTTATATTCCTATGGAGGAAGCCCTTAACCAGCTTGGTCTAGGATTGAGTACTGATTTGGTTCTTGAGATACTCCGTAGGCTTCATTTAGAAGAAAAGATTGCTTTTAGATTTTTTATGTGGGCAGGTCGTCAAAAAAATTATGCTCATGAGCCGTGTGCTTACAATGAAATGATTGACATTCTCTCTAGTACTAAGTATAAGGTCAAGCAATTTCGTATTGTTTGTGATATGCTGGATTATATGAAGAGGAATAACAAAAATGTTGTTCCTATTGAGGTTTTGTTAACGATTCTGAGAAACTACACCGAAAAGTACTTGACACATGTTCAGAAATTTGCAAAAAAGAAGAGGATAAGGGTGAAGACACAGCCAGAAATAAATGCTTTTAACTTGCTATTAGATGCTTTTTGTAAGTGTAGCCTGGTTGAGGATGCTGAATCAATGTTTAGGAGGgtgaagaataggatgaagccAGATGCCAATACATACAATGTGTTGTTTTTTGGATGGTGTAGGGTTAGGAACCCAACCAGAGGAATGGGAGTTTTGGAGGAAATGATCCAATTGGGTCATACCCCTGATAATTTTACATACAATACAGCCATTGACACTTACTGTAAAGCAGGGATGGTGGCAGAGGCAGCTGAGCTCTTTGAGTTTATGAGGACAAAAGGTTCAAACCCATCTGCTCCCATTGCCAAAACTTATGCAATCATGATTGTGGCACTTGTCCAGAATGATAAAATTGATGAGTGCTTCAAGATTATAGAGCATATGATAAGCAGTGGTTGCCTGCCTGATGTTTCAACTTTCAAAGAAATTATGGAAGGGATGTGTTTGGCTGGAAAGATCAGTGAAGCTTTTAGACTTATGCAAGAGATGGGAAACAAAGGCTATCCTCCAGATATAGTTACCTACAACTGTTTTTTAAAGGTCCTTTGTGAAAATAAGAAAAGTGACGAAGCTCTTGAGATTTATGGAAGGATGATTGAGGCAGGTTGTTGGCCTAGTGTCCAGACCTATAATATGctgatttctatgttttttaAGCTGGATGATCCTGATGGAGCATTTGAAACTTGGCATGAGATGTATAAGAGAGGCTGCGCTCAGGACATTGATACCTATTCTGTGATGATTGATGGGCTCTTCAGTTGCAATAAAGTTGAGGATGCATGTCTTCTGATAGAAGATGTTGTGAATAAGGGAATGAAATTGCCATATAGAAAGtttgattcttttctgaagCATCTTTCAGAGATTGGTGATCTTCGAGCCATCCAAAAACTCTCTGATCACATGAGGAAGTTTTATAATCCTTCTATGGCAAGACGTTTTGCACTAAATGAGAAAAGGAAGAGCATGAGTTTTCGATGA